A genome region from Mycobacterium florentinum includes the following:
- the guaA gene encoding glutamine-hydrolyzing GMP synthase, whose amino-acid sequence MAEPADLDPVGPATRPVLVVDFGAQYAQLIARRVREARVFSEVIPHTASIDEIKAKDPVALVLSGGPASVYAEGAPQLDPAVFDLGVPVFGICYGFQAMAQALGGTVAHTGTSEYGRTELKVLGGELHSGLPEAQPVWMSHGDAVTAAPEGFDVVASSPGAAVAGFENRARRLAGVQYHPEVMHSPHGQQVLSRFLHDFAGLGAEWTAANIAEALTEQVRAQIGDGHAICGLSGGVDSAVAAALVQRAIGDRLTCVFVDHGLLRAGERAQVQRDFVAATGANLVTVDAADTFLDALAGVTNPEGKRKIIGRQFIRAFEGAVRDIVGEDGSGVDFLVQGTLYPDVVESGGGSGTANIKSHHNVGGLPDDLKFKLVEPLRLLFKDEVRAVGRELGLPEEIVARQPFPGPGLGIRIVGEVTASRLDTLRRADSIAREELTAAGLDSIIWQCPVVLLGDVRSVGVQGDGRTYGHPIVLRPVSSEDAMTADWTRVPYEVLERISTRITNEVREVNRVVLDITSKPPGTIEWE is encoded by the coding sequence GTGGCTGAACCTGCTGACCTCGACCCGGTTGGACCTGCGACCCGACCGGTACTGGTGGTCGATTTCGGCGCGCAGTATGCGCAGTTGATCGCCCGTCGCGTCCGGGAAGCGCGGGTCTTTTCGGAGGTCATCCCGCACACCGCCTCGATCGACGAGATCAAGGCCAAGGATCCGGTGGCGCTGGTGCTCTCCGGCGGACCGGCCAGTGTGTACGCCGAAGGCGCCCCACAGCTGGATCCCGCGGTGTTCGACCTCGGCGTGCCGGTGTTCGGCATCTGCTACGGGTTTCAGGCGATGGCGCAGGCGCTGGGCGGCACCGTCGCTCACACCGGCACCAGCGAATACGGGCGGACCGAGCTGAAAGTGCTTGGCGGCGAATTACATTCGGGCCTGCCCGAGGCCCAGCCGGTCTGGATGAGCCACGGTGACGCGGTCACCGCGGCGCCCGAGGGGTTCGACGTGGTGGCCAGCAGCCCGGGTGCGGCGGTCGCCGGCTTCGAGAACCGGGCCCGGCGCCTGGCCGGCGTGCAGTACCACCCCGAGGTGATGCACAGCCCGCACGGGCAGCAGGTGCTCAGCCGCTTTCTGCACGACTTCGCCGGGCTCGGCGCGGAATGGACGGCCGCCAACATCGCCGAGGCGCTGACCGAACAGGTGCGGGCGCAGATCGGCGACGGCCATGCGATCTGCGGGCTGTCCGGCGGGGTGGACTCCGCGGTGGCCGCGGCGCTGGTGCAGCGCGCCATCGGCGACCGGCTGACCTGTGTGTTCGTCGACCACGGGCTGTTGCGCGCCGGTGAGCGCGCACAGGTGCAGCGCGATTTCGTCGCCGCCACCGGCGCCAACCTGGTCACCGTCGACGCGGCCGATACCTTCCTCGACGCGCTGGCAGGTGTCACCAACCCCGAGGGCAAGCGCAAGATCATCGGCCGCCAGTTCATCCGGGCCTTCGAGGGCGCGGTGCGAGACATTGTGGGCGAGGACGGATCCGGCGTCGACTTCCTGGTGCAGGGCACGCTGTATCCGGACGTGGTGGAGTCCGGTGGCGGCAGCGGGACCGCCAACATCAAGAGCCACCACAACGTCGGCGGTCTGCCCGACGACCTGAAGTTCAAGCTCGTCGAGCCGCTGCGGCTGCTGTTCAAGGACGAGGTGCGCGCCGTCGGGCGAGAACTCGGTCTGCCGGAGGAAATCGTTGCGCGCCAGCCGTTTCCGGGCCCGGGACTGGGCATCCGGATCGTCGGCGAGGTCACCGCGTCGCGGCTGGACACGCTGCGGCGTGCCGACTCGATCGCCCGCGAGGAGCTGACCGCCGCGGGTCTGGACAGCATCATCTGGCAGTGCCCGGTGGTGCTGCTGGGCGACGTGCGCTCGGTCGGCGTGCAGGGCGACGGGCGCACCTACGGGCACCCGATCGTGCTGCGGCCGGTGTCCAGCGAGGACGCTATGACCGCCGACTGGACCCGGGTGCCCTACGAGGTGCTGGAACGCATCTCGACCCGGATCACCAACGAGGTCCGCGAGGTCAACCGCGTGGTGCTGGACATCACCAGCAAGCCGCCCGGCACCATCGAGTGGGAATAG
- a CDS encoding acyl-CoA dehydrogenase family protein, translated as MTSATCPAVSLSNGDNSIAVARALAPEITRRADAAEALGTLPLGLVERLRAAGIFRASQPRSLGGFEMAPAENIQMIEELARADGSTGWVAAIGGGAPAFTAWLEPSVATALFGSDADFLSATIFAPTGRAVPDGGGRFDVDGRWPFASGCRHAEWILGGIFVFDGDAPRTIPDQGPDQRLAFFPRADTEIVDNWDVLGLRATGSNEVAARGVKVAEEHTISPFFQAARHDGPLWRIPFFTLAGIGMVGVPLGIARRALDEFADFATTKLRVMASEPLAKDPAAQVEFAGAEAGLRSARAFVLDEANALWETACAGDPPSLQQRAGFRLAAQQAMRASRHAVDTAFGLTGAGAVHASHPLQRCFRDLHTLGQHAYFSPAALKGYANSRFGIAQPTNLL; from the coding sequence ATGACAAGTGCAACATGCCCCGCCGTCAGCCTGTCGAACGGCGACAATTCCATCGCGGTAGCGCGCGCACTGGCACCCGAGATCACCCGGCGCGCCGACGCCGCCGAGGCGCTCGGGACACTGCCGCTCGGTCTGGTCGAGCGCCTGCGCGCGGCCGGCATCTTCCGCGCGTCACAACCGCGCTCGCTCGGCGGATTCGAAATGGCCCCGGCCGAGAACATCCAGATGATCGAGGAACTGGCGCGTGCCGACGGTTCCACCGGCTGGGTCGCTGCCATCGGCGGCGGTGCCCCGGCGTTCACCGCCTGGCTCGAACCCTCGGTCGCCACAGCGCTATTCGGTTCAGACGCCGACTTTTTGTCGGCCACGATCTTTGCGCCCACCGGTCGTGCCGTCCCGGACGGTGGCGGCCGGTTCGACGTCGACGGGCGGTGGCCGTTTGCCAGTGGTTGCCGCCACGCCGAATGGATACTGGGCGGGATCTTCGTCTTCGACGGCGATGCGCCGCGCACGATCCCCGACCAGGGACCCGACCAGCGCCTGGCGTTCTTCCCGCGCGCCGACACCGAGATCGTCGACAATTGGGACGTCCTGGGGTTGCGCGCCACCGGCAGCAACGAGGTGGCCGCCCGCGGTGTCAAAGTCGCCGAGGAACACACCATCAGCCCGTTCTTCCAGGCGGCCCGCCACGACGGCCCGTTGTGGCGGATTCCGTTCTTCACGCTCGCCGGGATCGGTATGGTCGGTGTCCCGCTCGGGATCGCGCGACGCGCGCTTGACGAATTCGCCGATTTCGCGACGACGAAGCTGCGCGTCATGGCGTCCGAGCCGCTCGCGAAGGATCCCGCTGCCCAGGTCGAGTTCGCCGGCGCCGAAGCGGGTTTGAGGTCTGCGCGCGCCTTCGTGCTCGATGAAGCCAATGCCCTGTGGGAAACCGCCTGCGCCGGCGATCCGCCCTCGCTGCAGCAGCGCGCCGGCTTCCGGCTTGCCGCTCAACAGGCGATGCGCGCGTCACGTCACGCGGTCGATACGGCCTTCGGCCTGACCGGTGCGGGCGCGGTGCACGCGAGTCACCCCCTGCAACGCTGCTTCCGGGATCTGCACACCCTCGGCCAGCACGCGTACTTCAGCCCGGCGGCCCTGAAGGGCTACGCCAACAGCCGATTCGGCATTGCACAACCGACCAACCTGTTGTGA
- a CDS encoding TetR/AcrR family transcriptional regulator, with translation MYSIMGSVNSRPPRRYDSTRRRQQAQHNRDAVLAAARQRFLAQGYAATTIAEIARDASVSAETVYKTFATKAGVLKALFDVSVAGDDEPIPMLQRDVIQNVAKETDAARKLEMYAEHLAAIMPRSAPVQLLARDGAASSPDAGEVWKQIRQETLAGMTMFASDLAGTGQLRVGAKQARDILWTYHAPELYELLVLERGWPAGRYGKFLAQALIDALLKTRD, from the coding sequence ATGTACTCAATTATGGGATCCGTCAACAGCCGCCCCCCGCGCCGATACGACTCGACCCGGCGGCGCCAACAGGCCCAGCACAACCGGGATGCGGTACTCGCGGCCGCCCGGCAGCGGTTCCTGGCCCAGGGCTACGCGGCGACGACGATCGCCGAGATCGCGCGGGACGCGTCCGTATCGGCCGAAACGGTGTACAAGACGTTTGCCACCAAGGCCGGCGTGCTCAAAGCGCTCTTCGATGTGTCCGTCGCCGGCGACGACGAGCCGATTCCGATGCTCCAGCGAGACGTGATCCAGAACGTGGCCAAGGAGACCGACGCGGCTCGCAAGCTGGAAATGTATGCCGAGCACCTGGCCGCCATCATGCCGCGCAGCGCTCCGGTCCAGCTGCTCGCGCGCGATGGCGCCGCGTCGTCGCCGGACGCCGGTGAGGTCTGGAAGCAGATCCGGCAGGAAACGCTGGCCGGCATGACGATGTTCGCGTCCGATCTCGCCGGGACGGGACAGCTACGAGTCGGGGCCAAACAAGCGCGCGACATCCTGTGGACCTATCACGCACCCGAGCTCTACGAGCTTCTGGTGCTCGAACGCGGTTGGCCGGCCGGCCGCTACGGCAAGTTCCTCGCCCAGGCCCTCATCGACGCCCTGCTCAAGACCCGGGACTGA
- a CDS encoding winged helix-turn-helix transcriptional regulator: MRTRNYNQNCPIARGLDVLGERWTLLILRELIGGPRRYGDLRAELPGIATNLLAERLKELQDAGLIDRTDLPAPIGRTVYTLSDLGWQRVLPIIQSIAWFGLDRLDPIDDGPVTPLSGFLAGILLGFDSGKAAGLETTCRAEIDGRRFDFAVTQGRLAGAHGEPSVTITAGAADLVTARLGASEAKQKAALRRITVTGDSAAVDAVRASFSL, translated from the coding sequence GTGCGGACACGCAACTACAACCAGAACTGCCCGATCGCGCGTGGGCTCGACGTCTTGGGCGAACGCTGGACGCTGCTGATCCTGCGCGAATTGATCGGGGGGCCGCGCCGCTACGGGGACCTGCGCGCCGAACTGCCCGGCATCGCAACCAATCTGCTCGCCGAGCGCCTCAAGGAACTGCAAGACGCCGGGCTCATCGACCGGACCGACCTGCCGGCGCCGATCGGGCGCACCGTCTACACGCTCAGCGACCTGGGCTGGCAGCGGGTGCTGCCGATCATTCAGAGCATCGCGTGGTTCGGCCTGGACCGGCTGGATCCGATCGACGACGGCCCGGTGACGCCGCTGAGCGGGTTCCTGGCCGGCATCCTGCTGGGCTTCGACTCGGGCAAGGCGGCGGGCTTAGAGACGACCTGCCGGGCCGAGATCGACGGCCGGCGTTTCGACTTCGCGGTCACGCAGGGTCGCCTGGCGGGTGCTCACGGCGAGCCGTCGGTGACGATCACCGCGGGCGCCGCGGATCTGGTGACCGCCCGCCTGGGCGCGAGCGAAGCCAAGCAGAAGGCGGCGTTGCGGCGCATCACCGTCACGGGCGATTCGGCGGCCGTCGACGCGGTGCGTGCCAGCTTTTCGCTCTAG
- a CDS encoding MFS transporter: MRKNLALTVICLGVFVISVDATIVNVALPTLSRELDADTSQLQWIVDAYTLVMSGLLLSAGSFSDRYGRRGWLNAGLVLFAITSGLAAQANSADQLIAARAAMGVGAAVIFPTTLGLITNIFTDPVPRAKAIGLWAAMVGVGVAVGPISGGWLLEHFWWGAIFMVNIPIAVVAIVGGILFVPTSRDPAAPRVDVPGLVLSAAGVTALVYTVIEAPSWGWTSTRAAVGFTTAAALLVGFALWERRSTHPMLDVTVFANRRFSGGSLAVTAGFLTLFGFIFVITQYFQFIKEYSAFGSGVRLLPVAISIAVASILGPRLVEWIGTTAVVAGGLAVFAAGLAWASTADAATSYAEIAAQMLLLGGGLGLTFSPATESIMGSLSADKAGIGSAVNDTTRELGGTLGVAIVGSVFASVYAAHLRAAPALAALPADVSTAMRNSMAVAHKVIEQLPAEHAGPVRDAVNRAFLDGLQAGSLVCAGIALAAAIIVAGLLPARELETARQLERETA, translated from the coding sequence ATGCGGAAAAACCTGGCGCTCACCGTCATCTGTCTCGGCGTCTTCGTCATCAGCGTCGACGCCACCATCGTCAACGTCGCCCTGCCCACGCTGTCGCGCGAACTCGACGCCGACACCTCGCAACTGCAATGGATCGTCGACGCCTACACCCTGGTGATGTCCGGGCTGCTGCTGTCGGCCGGCAGCTTCAGCGACCGCTACGGCAGACGGGGCTGGCTCAATGCCGGCCTCGTGCTGTTCGCGATCACGTCAGGGCTTGCGGCGCAGGCGAATTCAGCGGATCAGCTGATTGCGGCGCGTGCCGCCATGGGGGTGGGCGCGGCGGTGATCTTCCCGACCACGCTGGGCCTGATCACCAACATCTTCACCGACCCGGTCCCCCGCGCCAAGGCGATCGGGCTGTGGGCGGCGATGGTCGGGGTCGGGGTGGCCGTGGGGCCGATCAGCGGCGGCTGGCTGCTCGAGCATTTCTGGTGGGGCGCCATCTTCATGGTGAACATCCCGATCGCGGTGGTGGCCATCGTCGGCGGCATCTTGTTCGTGCCGACCTCCCGCGACCCCGCGGCACCACGCGTCGACGTTCCCGGGTTGGTCCTATCGGCGGCCGGCGTCACCGCGCTGGTCTACACCGTGATCGAGGCGCCGTCGTGGGGTTGGACCAGCACCCGTGCCGCGGTCGGATTCACCACGGCCGCCGCCCTTCTCGTCGGGTTCGCGCTGTGGGAGCGACGCAGCACCCACCCCATGCTCGACGTCACGGTCTTCGCGAACCGCCGGTTCTCCGGTGGCAGCCTGGCGGTGACCGCCGGCTTTCTGACCTTGTTCGGCTTCATCTTCGTCATCACCCAGTACTTCCAATTCATCAAGGAGTACAGCGCATTTGGCAGCGGCGTGCGGTTGCTGCCGGTGGCGATCTCCATCGCGGTGGCCAGCATCCTGGGGCCGCGACTGGTGGAGTGGATCGGCACGACCGCCGTCGTCGCCGGAGGACTGGCCGTGTTCGCGGCGGGCCTGGCCTGGGCATCGACCGCCGACGCCGCGACCAGCTACGCCGAGATCGCGGCGCAGATGCTGTTGCTCGGCGGCGGCCTGGGACTGACGTTTTCACCGGCCACCGAATCGATCATGGGATCGCTGTCGGCCGACAAGGCCGGAATCGGCTCGGCCGTCAACGACACCACGCGTGAGCTCGGCGGCACCCTGGGAGTTGCCATCGTGGGCAGCGTCTTCGCCTCGGTCTACGCCGCCCACCTGCGCGCCGCACCCGCGCTGGCCGCATTGCCGGCCGACGTCAGCACGGCGATGCGGAACTCAATGGCAGTGGCGCACAAGGTGATCGAACAGCTTCCCGCGGAGCACGCGGGCCCGGTGCGCGACGCCGTCAACCGCGCGTTCCTGGACGGCTTGCAAGCGGGTTCGCTGGTATGCGCGGGAATCGCGCTGGCCGCGGCGATCATCGTCGCCGGGCTGCTGCCGGCACGTGAGTTGGAAACGGCACGTCAGTTGGAAAGGGAAACAGCATGA
- a CDS encoding class I SAM-dependent methyltransferase, with protein MTANGTQYSTGLSRHNIEQALISAGKNLDQLVPADLGLLEDFHTMGRIATAQLVDLAGITSESKVLDAGSGVGGTARYVADRFGCTVTAVDLTDEYCDTHRWLNRLVGLDDLISVHQGDVTRIPFADAGFDVAISQHVQMNVADKAGLYSEARRVLVDGGRLVLWDITIGDGRELSYPLPWADQPAHSQLVGPDDLRSVIESSGFVVEQWNDLTDQAGAIMQALLARPANPLGLHAFVANFARKAENLAGALSDGRLRVIQGVARARAGSNVATGLPG; from the coding sequence ATGACCGCGAACGGAACTCAGTATTCGACCGGCCTGTCTCGGCATAACATCGAGCAGGCGTTGATCTCCGCCGGAAAGAACCTCGACCAGCTGGTGCCCGCCGACCTGGGCCTGCTGGAGGATTTCCACACCATGGGCCGCATCGCGACCGCCCAGCTGGTGGACCTCGCCGGGATCACGAGTGAGAGCAAGGTGCTGGACGCGGGCAGCGGGGTCGGCGGCACCGCGCGCTATGTCGCCGACCGCTTCGGCTGCACCGTCACCGCGGTCGACCTCACCGACGAATACTGCGACACGCACCGCTGGCTCAATCGACTCGTCGGGCTCGACGACCTCATCTCGGTCCACCAGGGCGACGTCACCCGAATCCCCTTCGCCGATGCCGGCTTCGACGTCGCCATCAGCCAGCACGTTCAGATGAACGTCGCCGACAAGGCGGGCCTGTACTCCGAAGCGCGCCGGGTGCTGGTCGACGGGGGACGTCTTGTCTTGTGGGACATCACCATTGGCGACGGTCGCGAACTCTCCTATCCCCTGCCATGGGCCGATCAACCCGCACACAGCCAGCTGGTCGGCCCCGACGACTTGCGCTCGGTGATCGAGTCGTCCGGATTCGTCGTCGAACAGTGGAACGATCTCACCGACCAGGCGGGCGCAATCATGCAAGCCCTGCTGGCCCGGCCCGCCAACCCGCTGGGCCTGCACGCCTTCGTGGCCAACTTCGCGCGCAAAGCCGAAAACCTGGCCGGCGCCTTGTCGGACGGACGGCTGCGGGTCATCCAGGGCGTCGCACGAGCCCGAGCGGGCTCGAACGTGGCAACGGGTTTGCCCGGCTGA
- a CDS encoding glycoside hydrolase family 65 protein, with translation MISQDAFPVEPWVVRETRLDLNLIAQSESLFALSNGHIGLRGNLDEGEPYGLPGTYLNSFYEIRPLPYAEAGYGYPEAGQTVVDVTNGKIIRLFVEDEPFDVRYGELLSHERVLDMKAGTLTRNAHWRSPVGKEVRVTSTRLVSLAHRSVAAIEYCVEAVNEFVRVTVQSELVTNEDQPTTSADPRVAAILENPLEAVEHDETDCGALLMHRTRASQLMMAAGMDHIVEVPGRVEVTNDARADLARTTVICGLRPGQKLRIVKYLAYGWSSQRSRPALRDQVAAALHSARYSGWDGLVKAQREFLDDFWANADVEVEGDSESQQAVRFGLFHLVQASARAERRAIPSKGLTGTGYDGHAFWDTEGFVLPVLTYTLPHAVADSLRWRASTMDLARDRAKELGLEGVSFPWRTIRGQECSGYWPAGTAAFHINADIAMAFERYRVVTGDQSLEADCGLNVLVETARLWMSLGHHDRHGVWHLEGVTGPDEYTAIVRDNVFTNLMAAHNLVVAADACNRHPEAAEAMGVTHEETASWRDAADAVSIPYDEELGVHQQCEGFTKFAEWDFENRHKYPLLLHEPYVRLYPAQVIKQADLVLAMQWQSHAFTPEQKARNVDYYERRTVRDSSLSACCQAVMCAEVGHLELAHDYAYEAALIDLRDLHSNTRDGLHMASLAGAWMAIVAGFGGLRDDDGILEIDPALPDGITRLRFRVRWRDFRLMVDANHNDVTYTLSDGDSGELAIRHAGDELLLKTDAPKTIAVRQRKPLLPPPPQPPGCEPTHRRAQAHQLGSK, from the coding sequence ATGATCAGCCAGGACGCCTTCCCGGTCGAACCATGGGTGGTCCGCGAGACGCGGCTCGACCTGAACCTGATAGCCCAGTCCGAATCGCTGTTCGCGTTGTCCAACGGGCACATCGGGCTACGCGGCAACCTCGACGAGGGCGAACCCTACGGCCTGCCGGGCACGTACTTGAACTCGTTCTACGAGATCCGGCCGCTGCCCTACGCCGAGGCCGGCTACGGCTATCCGGAGGCGGGTCAGACCGTCGTCGACGTGACCAACGGCAAGATCATTCGCCTGTTCGTCGAGGACGAACCGTTCGACGTCCGGTACGGCGAACTCCTCTCGCATGAGCGCGTTCTCGACATGAAGGCCGGGACGCTGACCCGCAACGCGCACTGGCGCTCGCCGGTCGGCAAGGAAGTCAGGGTCACCTCCACCCGGCTGGTCTCGCTGGCCCACCGCAGTGTCGCCGCCATCGAGTACTGCGTGGAGGCGGTCAACGAGTTCGTCCGCGTCACGGTGCAGTCGGAGCTGGTCACCAACGAGGACCAGCCGACGACGTCGGCCGACCCCCGGGTGGCGGCCATCCTGGAAAACCCGCTGGAGGCCGTCGAACACGACGAGACCGACTGCGGCGCCCTCCTGATGCACCGCACCCGGGCAAGCCAGCTGATGATGGCCGCGGGGATGGATCACATCGTCGAGGTTCCCGGGCGGGTCGAGGTCACCAACGACGCGCGTGCCGACCTGGCGCGCACCACCGTGATCTGTGGGCTGCGTCCCGGCCAGAAGCTGCGCATCGTCAAATATCTCGCGTACGGCTGGTCCAGCCAGCGCTCGCGGCCAGCGCTGCGCGACCAGGTCGCCGCCGCGCTGCACAGCGCCCGCTACAGCGGGTGGGACGGGCTGGTGAAGGCGCAACGGGAGTTCCTCGACGACTTCTGGGCCAACGCGGACGTGGAGGTCGAAGGCGACTCCGAATCCCAGCAGGCCGTGCGGTTCGGGCTGTTCCACCTGGTGCAGGCCAGCGCCCGGGCCGAACGCCGCGCCATCCCCAGCAAAGGGCTGACCGGAACGGGCTACGACGGCCACGCCTTCTGGGACACCGAGGGTTTCGTGCTCCCGGTGCTGACGTACACGCTGCCGCACGCCGTCGCCGACTCGCTGAGATGGCGGGCGTCGACGATGGATCTGGCCCGGGACCGGGCGAAGGAACTCGGCCTCGAGGGCGTCAGCTTCCCGTGGCGGACCATCCGGGGTCAGGAGTGTTCCGGCTACTGGCCGGCCGGCACCGCGGCCTTCCACATCAACGCCGACATCGCGATGGCCTTCGAGCGCTATCGCGTCGTCACCGGCGACCAGTCGCTGGAGGCGGACTGCGGCCTGAACGTGCTCGTCGAGACGGCCCGGCTGTGGATGTCGCTGGGGCATCACGACCGCCACGGCGTCTGGCACCTCGAGGGCGTCACGGGCCCCGACGAGTACACCGCGATCGTGCGCGACAACGTCTTCACGAATCTGATGGCCGCACACAATCTGGTCGTCGCCGCCGATGCCTGCAACCGTCACCCCGAGGCGGCCGAGGCGATGGGCGTCACCCACGAGGAGACGGCCTCCTGGCGCGACGCGGCCGACGCCGTCAGCATCCCCTACGACGAGGAGCTGGGCGTCCACCAGCAGTGCGAAGGCTTCACCAAGTTCGCCGAGTGGGATTTCGAGAACCGGCACAAATATCCCCTGCTGCTACACGAGCCGTATGTGCGCCTCTACCCGGCGCAGGTGATCAAGCAGGCCGACCTGGTGCTCGCGATGCAGTGGCAGAGCCACGCGTTCACGCCGGAACAGAAGGCCCGCAACGTTGATTACTACGAGCGGCGCACGGTCCGCGACTCGTCGCTGTCGGCGTGCTGTCAGGCCGTAATGTGCGCCGAGGTAGGGCATCTCGAGCTCGCGCACGACTACGCCTACGAGGCCGCGCTGATCGATCTGCGCGACCTGCACTCCAACACCCGCGACGGTTTGCATATGGCATCACTGGCCGGCGCCTGGATGGCGATCGTCGCGGGCTTCGGCGGCCTGCGCGACGACGACGGCATCCTCGAGATCGACCCAGCCCTGCCCGACGGCATCACGCGGCTTCGATTCCGGGTGCGGTGGCGCGATTTTCGGCTGATGGTCGACGCCAACCACAACGACGTCACCTACACCCTGAGCGACGGGGACAGCGGTGAGCTGGCCATCCGGCACGCCGGCGACGAACTCCTGCTCAAGACGGATGCACCCAAGACGATCGCGGTCCGTCAGCGCAAGCCACTGCTGCCACCGCCGCCGCAACCGCCCGGCTGCGAGCCCACGCACCGGCGTGCGCAGGCCCACCAGCTCGGGAGCAAGTAA